Part of the Streptomyces sp. RFCAC02 genome is shown below.
GACCGGCGGCTACCATCGATGACATGGACCAGCAGCCCGGAAACCGCGGCGAGATCCGGGATTTCCTTGCGAGCCGACGCGCCAGAATCACCCCGGGGCAGGTCGGACTGCCGACCAGCACCCGCCGCCGGGTCGCCGGGCTGCGGCGCGAAGAGGTCGCCGTCCTTGCCGGCGTGAGCACGGAGTGGTACACGCGACTGGAGAAGGGGCACATCGGTGGCGTTTCCGAAGACGTCCTCGACGCGGTCGCCCGTGCCCTGCGACTGGACGACGACGAACGCACCTACCTGTTCGACCTGGCCCGGTCATCGCGGCACGCACGTCGCACGCCGTCGCGGCGCAGGGACGTCGAGGTCCCGCCCCAGGTCCAGTGGATGCTCGACTCCATGACGATGTCCTCGGCGTTCGTACGCAACGGCCGCACGGACATCGTCGCCGGCAACCCCCTGGCCCGAGCCCTGCTCGCGCCGATGTTCGACAGCGTCACCGTCGACAAGCGCGGCCGCCCCAACATCGCCCGCTACGTCTTCCTCGACCCGGGTGCCCGCGGCTTCTTCGTCGACTGGGGCGCCGCCGGCGTCGCCACCGCCGCCCTGCTGCGCGCTGAGGTCGGGCGCGAGCCCCGCGACCGGGCACTGCGCGAACTCGTCGGCGAGCTGTCCACGCTCAGCCCGGAGTTTCGCAGCCAATGGGCTGCGCACGACGTCCTGATGCGCCACGACGGCGTCAAACGGCTCCAGCACCCCGACGTCGGCCCCTTGGAAGTGACCTTCCAGTCCCTCGTCCTACCTTTGCCGGGCCGAGCCGTGCACGACCTGATCATCTATACCGCCGAGCCCGGCACCGCATCCGAGGACCGGCTCAAACTCCTCACCATGTGGGCAGCTACGCATCCCCGAACAACACACCCCACCCACTCCCCTCAGCCCGGGCACTGAAGCACGGCCCAGCCCATTCCCGCCGAGGATCGAGGCAACGGCGGCATCGCCCGACTGATCAGTGTGACGCCTTCCTGTTCTGCACCACGGATTCCCACAGTTCTGCGCACCCCTCATGTGCGGTCTGGGCGGGCCGGGAGTTCCGGCCCGCCCACTGCCGCATCAGGCCGCCAGCGCTTCGCGGAGCGTTGAAGGCTTGATACCGAAGGTCTCG
Proteins encoded:
- a CDS encoding helix-turn-helix transcriptional regulator, producing MDQQPGNRGEIRDFLASRRARITPGQVGLPTSTRRRVAGLRREEVAVLAGVSTEWYTRLEKGHIGGVSEDVLDAVARALRLDDDERTYLFDLARSSRHARRTPSRRRDVEVPPQVQWMLDSMTMSSAFVRNGRTDIVAGNPLARALLAPMFDSVTVDKRGRPNIARYVFLDPGARGFFVDWGAAGVATAALLRAEVGREPRDRALRELVGELSTLSPEFRSQWAAHDVLMRHDGVKRLQHPDVGPLEVTFQSLVLPLPGRAVHDLIIYTAEPGTASEDRLKLLTMWAATHPRTTHPTHSPQPGH